The proteins below come from a single Zea mays cultivar B73 chromosome 8, Zm-B73-REFERENCE-NAM-5.0, whole genome shotgun sequence genomic window:
- the LOC118473116 gene encoding uncharacterized protein, which yields MPEKDMSLRFFLLYRLLCSWRDFFSLRLISSLHGSSGKIPPPLGASKIQPTLAPIFFLSPAVFLGNRVSFFLPLRPCSVPAHADSLRRELQLGFPLPWLPSSSPEFHARCLDLPPPCSSLSLPSSLAPGLPLPARLFPGRSHLVPGPVGRLSFSQCRASCFPFQPTEAPAPARRVRLPRRLTICSPAFLPVLPSASLLAARPCLISLRTVVSSASRLRPLLGFSPMAGTFFLAAAQISGAASSPKLAMAISTAGS from the coding sequence ATGCCGGAGAAAGATATGTCTCTCAGATTTTTTCTTCTCTACCGATTGCTTTGCTCCTGGCGTGATTTTTTTTCTCTGCGATTGATCTCATCCCTGCACGGCTCTAGTGGAAAAATCCCGCCGCCCCTGGGCGCTTCAAAAATCCAGCCGACGCTCGCCCCTATCTTCTTCCTCAGCCCAGCCGTCTTCCTGGGCAACCGcgtctccttcttcctcccccTGCGTCCCTGTTCGGTTCCTGCGCACGCTGACTCCCTGCGTCGCGAGCTTCAGCTCGGATTCCCCCTCCCATGGCTGCCGAGCAGCTCGCCGGAATTCCACGCTCGGTGCCTGGATCTCCCTCCTCCCTGCAGCTCGCTCTCTCTCCCTAGCTCGCTCGCTCCTGGCCTTCCCCTGCCGGCGCGCCTGTTCCCTGGCCGAAGCCACCTGGTCCCAGGTCCGGTCGGCCGGCTCAGTTTTTCCCAGTGCCGCGCGTCGTGCTTCCCCTTCCAGCCGACCGAAGCTCCAGCTCCAGCCAGGCGCGTCCGGCTCCCTAGGCGCTTGACCATCTGCTCGCCTGCTTTCCTGCCAGTGCTGCCCAGTGCCTCTCTGCTAGCCGCGCGCCCCTGTCTTATTTCCCTGCGCACCGTCGTGTCCTCAGCTAGCCGGCTGCGACCCCTGCTCGGATTTTCCCCTATGGCCGGAACCTTTTTCCTGGCCGCAGCTCAGATCTCCGGGGCCGCGAGCTCCCCTAAGCTCGCCATGGCGATTTCCACGGCTGGCAGCTGA
- the LOC109941982 gene encoding uncharacterized protein produces MPEKDMSLRFFLLYRLLCSWRDFFSLRLISSLHGSSGKIPPPLGASKIQPTLAPIFFLSPAVFLGNRVSFFLPLRPCSVPAHADSLRRELQLGFPLPWLPSSSPEFHARCLDLPPCSSLSLPSSLAPGLPLPARLFPGRSHLVPGPVGRLSFSQCRASCFPFQPTEAPAPARRVRLPRRLTICSPAFLPVLPSASLLAARPCLISLRTVVSSASRLRPLLGFSPMAGTFFLAAAQISGAASSPKLAMAISTAGS; encoded by the coding sequence ATGCCGGAGAAAGATATGTCTCTCAGATTTTTTCTTCTCTACCGATTGCTTTGCTCCTGGCGTGATTTTTTTTCTCTGCGATTGATCTCATCCCTGCACGGCTCTAGTGGAAAAATCCCGCCGCCCCTGGGCGCTTCAAAAATCCAGCCGACGCTCGCCCCTATCTTCTTCCTCAGCCCAGCCGTCTTCCTGGGCAACCGcgtctccttcttcctcccccTGCGTCCCTGTTCGGTTCCTGCGCACGCTGACTCCCTGCGTCGCGAGCTTCAGCTCGGATTCCCCCTCCCATGGCTGCCGAGCAGCTCGCCGGAATTCCACGCTCGGTGCCTGGATCTCCCTCCCTGCAGCTCGCTCTCTCTCCCTAGCTCGCTCGCTCCTGGCCTTCCCCTGCCGGCGCGCCTGTTCCCTGGCCGAAGCCACCTGGTCCCAGGTCCGGTCGGCCGGCTCAGTTTTTCCCAGTGCCGCGCGTCGTGCTTCCCCTTCCAGCCGACCGAAGCTCCAGCTCCAGCCAGGCGCGTCCGGCTCCCTAGGCGCTTGACCATCTGCTCGCCTGCTTTCCTGCCAGTGCTGCCCAGTGCCTCTCTGCTAGCCGCGCGCCCCTGTCTTATTTCCCTGCGCACCGTCGTGTCCTCAGCTAGCCGGCTGCGACCCCTGCTCGGATTTTCCCCTATGGCCGGAACCTTTTTCCTGGCCGCAGCTCAGATCTCCGGGGCCGCGAGCTCCCCTAAGCTCGCCATGGCGATTTCCACGGCTGGCAGCTGA